A part of Acropora palmata chromosome 6, jaAcrPala1.3, whole genome shotgun sequence genomic DNA contains:
- the LOC141883705 gene encoding uncharacterized protein LOC141883705 isoform X1, with protein sequence MDGDILSLVDLCLDTFQLPLRVERVEEASSVDKMSFRPAEDIKDSDKFFPVVQKRCKQVLKQLNDSRLDFILLSCEDDDESFNLITCLRALATLSFERGDTEALEEISTVISKCNASYNASILMNDLGVMLSLKAVYQGSKKCFSIANNFFKSTQHYLSNAIVTFNLASLCIIQGEYLKAFHFSDLAANLCHDITMRTTNNADLPMKVLKRAADILKELGNFKKFRNILRISTEFDIDGKEASEVDASKWLMKVQLREEEGGKIEGKELDELSSHLFALITAPDAQSLTADFVRTVVTAARVNYRNGLDENAFKLLKMLECALQMSSERNDLLYGWLLFQIGQFKLGCGMISDAEKSLKHAEPILMRCHGRNYHLVGYCKKLIGSCALLNNNLEGAFTNLNDAYTFFSDINSQHFELADISLNLSLIQIEMSNFQDAREILRSALVKLTHYCGKVSPKTASGYVQAGLILQKVDKEAAIGKVTEATYILRSLGFPSDHPDIKLSQRLIGLFQLSLGKKQEAEKCFVDTWKEPIVTDESKRIPRHYGITIVDYMTTKMNIGYCKESLQEMANTLSLVSLIPMKTGKDRQNYLDFLVSSLEVRSTREQGRIIEFAGQCCFITSLLCSTQMNVHFVIWLEPEGYSQSCDGKSSDEVTISRSKNSSCILFWQSSCAIQEMKESKNLYFQIRESVSTLLMQPKFRKNFVESEDYQQLPVTGKLGETWSLHDQVDCLPIFVEMKLTEPGDDSVNFDYLTSWASCNSAPETSIHVSYFSYDFPNKRIAEFAFDQLVFSLDKESMLSKVKGVKVIDCCCSYNFAFFTAPQSSYSQLSLCVDFKLPQLRAKCRQWNDSKSNNFCVSVRSALENIVFSVGKNGFVQPFAPLSCATSSDHSIAVKRNLSCTNLQGDIAMPRRPLEIDEEFHHNVKCLVSKEMRNFEMFSLVCNERSMNEASAGDCSSEVTLRPTSSSFPLQNQEFLPVSCVDVCLCLLDFILRSRSADYKQKSLNCAPPPSSVLTSCDNSSLQSNLSFVSGEPVPSLSSYPVSPGTDIQRPPVFPKESSALSFLPSGCDSPQRKLLKDNDDHHMSDQNLSQEIHSPVAQGIETRAVGKSRFHPGVLKREEESAASQSCYSFELQEEVKKLKEQLRESKAEIQQLKAELGRYLFLEDKEKRSGKLQLLLPRAPTSDESRQYAGSSSCNETSLHARLHAEGACLKRQPGPSLRTIFIDISNSLSTVEFQHMKELATGKVNDLRLARMKVPYQLLDELERVSEDPRTDIRELLESIKRLDLLEKLRVSLHEGIAAVSPASLPLKDESLDSLSAKDDKKKIVPCKYGVSVRSSALSGEADGGRISGNQEDNSFASFSSFESSAENEREIPTSKGIENYEGLPLERVRADSKGDTHVPFTSDQAGPSSILSNTSSNSSDSLVSNSAEGVQMPCLRGGSSGSCEETEPTETFQATGSGFSDGITSEKTSLNTASVDEGISQEGHFSDSEDNVADGGGNNETTVDDLQGTSIESCNRETRSSRSGLTSCPEFVESDSGISSSGNSAYRSLLAGHEGPIVGDGNQLSLQRNSIVRDKQTVGRDECDPDCSSKTGTRLPLRRNSKEYDEQKEESCELVTDSSLKTGNQLLMEPKLHECDQQNEERHEPGSDCSSKAANQLPLQQNSKEHDQQTEGSREPEASYSSDRNWERQGARPKRTQMQRPVDPPLWPSSSPVSDGLAKDFLARHSQDRAVQGSLYTDDKDLSFGGPERLRDASFVDGPTSASEAWDKLARHSQDRSIQQSLYTDDRGLISASEAYSKRPYFGGMGASSYEGLRGAHSDVRGGSAVRAGLLGDSLSNESSYSSSTHATAAPLPSFHGQTHLSSVWSGMLSDGINASNGLLPPNDFATSDHSLTGEQDFSRECESLLDPNFHDSRLSLQLINSSIAPNSRFVYGSTSSDFAPGTHSGYSMYGAQRHVLGDDNSALIVDQRSHHRDLNLEGQSSQFGFREQAEASFAANGVVVESRDFPLPFTVSSPTASCNVVISDSTSQSSIAVASNITSTVVNANKNSVLSQTLVCDGNEEASLLPGSGEVNFKGSSSNRDYGRNTVEPNDSSLTASEQRTVEDASALVERIQREREDFMRELQRKEQMIREEREREKREKEDREWQEAERWPPQQEGVSTGSRWLCEHYQRRCRVRFPCCTQFYPCHRCHNSSSNCKNDEAKACHATHLKCSLCQFEQEIDENSDVCRGCGEKMAAYFCSICKHFTSIDKNPYHCDQCGICRIHKDKSFHCKVCNVCLDKRLENNHKCRPDSGHDECCICLEDAFSGCQILPCSHKVHRECAIAMIQNGIRTCPVCRHPLYTPLNE encoded by the exons ATGGATGGGGATATTTTGTCCCTGGTGGACTTGTGTTTGGATACTTTTCAACTTCCACTAAGAGTTGAAAGGGTTGAGGAAGCAAGCAGTGTTGACAAAATGTCTTTTCGTCCTGCTGAGGACATCAAGGACAGTGACAAGTTCTTTCCTGTTGTTCAAAAGCGTTGCAAACAGGTTTTAAAACAACTGAATGACAGTCGCTTGGATTTCATTCTTTTGTCGtgtgaagatgatgatgagaGTTTCAATTTAATAACATGTCTACGTGCATTGGCTACATTATCCTTTGAAAGAGGTGACACGGAGGCATTGGAGGAAATATCTACTGTCATCAGTAAGTGCAATGCTTCCTATAATGCAAGCATCCTGATGAATGATCTTGGAGTAATGTTGAGTTTGAAAGCAGTTTATCAGGGGAGCAAGAAGTGCTTCTCCATtgccaacaatttttttaagagtACACAGCATTACCTTAGCAATGCCATTGTCACATTCAATTTAGCATCTCTGTGCATCATACAAGGAGAATATCTAAAGGCATTTCATTTCAGTGACCTTGCAGCTAACTTATGTCATGACATTACAATGAGAACAACAAACAATGCTGACCTACCAATGAAGGTCTTGAAAAGAGCTGCGGACATCTTAAAAGAGCTTGGAAACTTTAAGAAGTTTAGGAACATTCTCAGAATCAGCACGGAGTTTGATATTGATGGAAAAGAAGCCAGTGAAGTAGATGCTTCAAAATGGTTGATGAAAGTCCAGCTCAGAGAAGAAGAAGGTGGGAAAATAGAGGGAAAAGAGCTTGATGAATTAAGCTCTCACTTGTTTGCACTCATAACTGCCCCAGACGCACAGTCATTGACTGCAGATTTTGTGAGAACAGTTGTTACAGCTGCAAGAGTAAACTACAGGAATGGCCTTGATGAAAATGCTTTCAAATTACTAAAGATGCTAGAATGTGCTTTGCAAATGAGTAGTGAAAGAAATGATCTCTTGTATGGATGGCTGCTGTTTCAAATTGGTCAGTTCAAACTAGGTTGTGGAATGATAAGCGACGCTGAGAAAAGTCTAAAGCACGCTGAGCCAATCCTGATGAGATGCCATGGAAGAAACTACCATCTAGTTGGGTATTGCAAGAAGTTAATTGGTTCTTGTGCCCTTCTGAACAACAACCTGGAAGGTGCCTTCACAAACCTGAATGATGCATATACTTTTTTCAGTGACATAAACAGTCAGCATTTTGAGCTTGCAGATATTTCTTTGAATCTTTCTCTAATACAGATTGAAATGAGTAATTTTCAAGATGCCAGGGAGATTTTACGGAGTGCATTGGTAAAACTTACACATTATTGTGGTAAAGTCTCTCCCAAGACTGCCAGTGGGTATGTCCAAGCTGGATTAATTTTGCAGAAAGTTGACAAAGAAGCAGCAATTGGTAAAGTCACTGAAGCCACTTACATTTTGCGTAGCCTTGGCTTTCCAAGTGACCATCCTGATATCAAACTTAGCCAAAGATTAATCGGTCTCTTTCAGCTATCATTGGGCAAAAAACAGGAAGCTGAAAAGTGTTTTGTCGATACATGGAAAGAGCCCATTGTAACTGATGAATCCAAACGTATACCTCGGCACTATGGCATCACCATAGTTGACTACATGACCACTAAAATGAACATTGGTTATTGCAAAGAAAGTCTTCAAGAAATGGCGAACACGCTTTCTCTTGTTTCTCTCATCCCAATGAAAACGGGGAAAGATCGACAAAATTATCTGGATTTCCTTGTGAGTTCTCTTGAGGTAAGAAGTACTAGGGAGCAAGGAAGAATTATTGAGTTTGCTGGCCAGTGTTGTTTTATCACTAGCCTATTATGTTCTACTCAGATGAATGTCCACTTTGTCATTTGGCTGGAGCCTGAAGGATATTCACAATCTTGTGATGGTAAATCTTCTGATGAGGTGACAATCTCACGTTCAAAGAACTCATcctgtattttgttttggcaaagTTCTTGTGCAATCCAAGAGATGAAAGAATCAAAGAATTTATACTTCCAAATCCGTGAAAGTGTCAGCACACTCCTTATGCAACCCAAATTTAGAAAGAATTTTGTAGAAAGTGAAGACTACCAACAACTCCCAGTTACAGGGAAACTTGGGGAAACTTGGTCTCTGCACGATCAAGTAGATTGTCTTCCAATTTTTGTAGAGATGAAACTGACTGAACCAGGTGATGATAGTGTAAACTTTGATTACTTGACTTCGTGGGCTTCTTGCAATTCAGCCCCAGAGACTTCAATTCACGTCTCTTACTTTTCATATGACTTCCCAAACAAGCGCATAGCTGAGTTTGCATTTGATCAGTTGGTTTTCAGCCTAGACAAAGAATCAATGCTAAGCAAAGTGAAAGGAGTGAAAGTTATAGATTGTTGCTGTTCAtacaattttgcatttttcactGCACCACAAAGTAGTTACTCTCAACTTTCTCTTTGTGTGGACTTCAAGTTGCCACAACTAAGGGCCAAATGTCGTCAGTGGAATGACTCCAAGTCAAACAACTTCTGTGTTTCTGTGCGGTCTGCCCTGGAGAATATAGTGTTTTCTGTGGGTAAAAACGGTTTTGTGCAACCTTTTGCACCGTTGTCGTGTGCAACTTCAAGTGATCATAGTATTGCTGTTAAGCGGAATTTGTCTTGTACTAATCTTCAAGGAGATATTGCAATGCCCAGGAGACCTTTAGAGATTGATGAAGAGTTTCACCATAATGTAAAGTGCCTTGTAAGTAAAGAGATGAGaaattttgagatgttttccTTGGTGTGTAATGAAAGGAGCATGAATGAAGCTTCTGCTGGGGATTGTAGCAGTGAAGTAACTCTGAGGCCAACCTCATCATCATTCCCACTTCAGAATCag GAATTTCTTCCTGTGAGCTGTGTCGATGTTTGCTTGTGCCTGTTGGACTTCATATTACGTAGCAGAAGTGCTGATTACAAgcaaaagtcattgaactgtGCTCCACCACCTTCCTCAGTTTTAACTAGTTGTGACAACAGCAGCCTTCAGAGTAATCTTTCATTTGTCTCGGGTGAACCAGTGCCATCTCTGAGCTCATACCCTGTTAGCCCAGGAACTGACATCCAGCGCCCTCCAGTCTTTCCAAAGGAGTCCTCTGCTTTATCCTTTCTTCCTAGCGGATGTGATAGCCCTCAGAGAAAACTTTTAAAAGACAATGATGACCATCATATGTCTGATCAAAACCTCTCACAAGAAATTCACTCACCAGTTGCACAAGGAATTGAAACAAGAGCTGTTGGGAAGAGTAGATTTCACCCAGGTGTGCTGAAAAGGGAGGAGGAATCTGCAGCCTCCCAGAGTTGTTATTCCTTTGAATTGCAAGAAGAAGTGAAGAAATTAAAGGAACAGCTAAGGGAGAGTAAAGCAGAAATACAGCAACTCAAAGCTGAGCTGGGACGATATCTCTTTCTTGAGGACAAAGAGAAGCGTAGTGGAAaacttcaattattattacccaGAGCACCCACAAGTGATGAGAGCAGACAGTATGCTGGCAGTTCATCTTGTAATGAGACAAGCTTGCACGCAAGACTACACGCTGAAGGGGCTTGTCTCAAAAGACAGCCAG GCCCAAGCTTGCGAACAATATTTATTGATATCTCCAACTCTTTGTCAACTGTGGAATTTCAACATATGAAGGAACTGGCTACAGGCAAAGTCAATGACCTCAGGCTTGCAAGAATGAAAGTGCCATATCAATTGCTGGATGAGCTGGAGAGAGTTAGTGAAGATCCACGCACTGACATCAGAGAGCTCCTTGAAAGCATCAAGCGTCTTGATTTACTAGAGAAACTTAGAGTTTCTTTACATGAGG GGATTGCTGCGGTGTCGCCGGCTTCTTTACCATTGAAAGATGAAAGTTTGGATTCACTGTCTGCAAAAGacgacaaaaagaaaattgtacCGTGTAAATATGGCGTGTCCGTTAGAAGTTCGGCGCTCAGTGGTGAAGCAGATGGTGGAAGGATTTCGGGAAATCAAGAGGACAATTCGTTTGcatcattttcatcttttgagaGCTCAGCTGAGAATGAAAGAGAGATTCCTACTTCGAAGGGTATTGAGAATTATGAGGGTCTTCCACTGGAAAGAGTGAGAGCCGACTCCAAAGGGGACACTCATGTCCCCTTCACCTCTGATCAGGCTGGCCCATCAAGCATTTTGAGCAACACGAGTAGTAATTCATCCGATTCGTTGGTTTCAAACAGCGCTGAAGGTGTGCAAATGCCTTGTTTAAGGGGCGGCTCGTCAGGTTCCTGCGAAGAGACGGAACCCACTGAGACGTTCCAAGCAACCGGCTCTGGCTTTTCAGATGGGATAACCTCCGAAAAAACAAGTTTGAATACAGCTAGCGTCGACGAAGGAATTTCACAAGAAGGTCACTTTTCAGACAGTGAAGATAATGTAGCTGATGGTGGTGGAAACAACGAAACAACAGTTGACGATCTGCAGGGAACTTCTATTGAATCATGTAATAGAGAAACACGTTCAAGCAGGTCTGGTCTAACGTCATGTCCAGAATTTGTGGAATCTGATTCTGGAATCAGTTCTTCAGGTAACTCTGCGTACCGCTCCCTTTTGGCAGGTCACGAAGGACCGATTGTAGGTGATGGAAATCAACTCTCGCTTCAACGTAATTCAATTGTACGCGATAAACAAACTGTAGGAAGAGATGAGTGCGATCCTGATTGTTCTTCCAAAACGGGAACTCGACTTCCACTGCGGCGAAATTCAAAGGAATACGATgaacaaaaagaggaaagttgTGAGCTAGTTACGGATAGTTCTTTAAAAACTGGAAATCAACTTCTAATGGAACCAAAGTTACACGAGTGTGATCAACAAAACGAGGAAAGGCATGAGCCTGGTTCTGACTGTTCTTCCAAAGCTGCAAATCAACTTCCACTGcaacaaaattcaaaggaaCACGATCAACAAACAGAGGGAAGCCGTGAACCTGAGGCATCTTATTCCTCTGACAGAAACTGGGAACGCCAGGGCGCGCGACCCAAACGCACTCAAATGCAACGTCCAGTAGATCCGCCACTGTGGCCAAGCTCTAGCCCTGTGTCCGACGGTTTGGCAAAGGATTTCTTAGCTCGACACTCTCAAGACAGAGCTGTGCAGGGAAGTCTCtacacggatgacaaagactTATCTTTTGGTGGTCCTGAGCGCTTGCGGGACGCTTCCTTTGTTGATGGCCCGACAAGTGCATCAGAGGCTTGGGATAAGTTAGCTAGACACTCTCAAGACAGATCCATCCAGCAAAGTCTTTACACGGATGACAGAGGCCTGATAAGTGCATCAGAGGCTTACAGCAAGAGGCCATATTTTGGAGGAATGGGCGCTTCTTCATACGAAGGATTAAGGGGTGCTCATTCGGACGTGCGAGGTGGTTCTGCCGTAAGAGCAGGTTTACTGGGCGACAGCCTTAGTAACGAAAGCTCTTATAGCAGTAGTACACACGCTACCGCAGCGCCCTTGCCGAGTTTCCATGGACAAACTCACCTCTCTTCAGTTTGGAGTGGAATGTTGAGTGATGGAATTAATGCAAGTAATGGCCTTTTGCCCCCAAACGACTTTGCGACCAGCGATCACAGTCTCACTGGAGAACAGGATTTTAGCAGGGAATGTGAGTCCCTTCTCGACCCGAACTTCCACGATAGTCGGCTGTCACTGCAACTGATTAATTCCTCGATTGCCCCTAATTCACGTTTTGTTTATGGATCGACCTCTTCGGATTTCGCTCCTGGAACTCATTCCGGATATTCAATGTATGGCGCACAAAGACATGTTCTGGGCGATGACAATTCGGCTTTGATTGTTGACCAAAGATCACATCATCGCGATTTAAACCTCGAGGGTCAATCAAGTCAATTTGGATTTAGGGAGCAAGCTGAAGCGTCCTTTGCTGCGAATGGGGTCGTTGTGGAGAGTCGTGATTTCCCTCTTCCCTTCACGGTTTCTTCGCCCACTGCTTCCTGCAATGTGGTTATTTCAGACTCGACAAGTCAGTCATCCATTGCTGTTGCAAGTAACATTACGAGCACTGTTGTTAATGCGAATAAGAATTCGGTGTTGTCTCAAACTCTAGTCTGTGATGGCAATGAAGAGGCCAGCCTTTTACCCGGGTCTGGCGAAGTTAACTTTAAGGGTTCTTCGTCCAATAGAGATTACGGAAGAAACACTGTAGAGCCTAACGACAGTTCACTCACTGCTTCAGAACAGCGCACGGTCGAGGATGCCTCAGCGCTGGTTGAGCGCATTCAGCGAGAAAGAGAAGATTTCATGAGAGAACTGCAAAGAAAGGAACAAATGATCAGGGAAGAGCGAGAAAGGGAGAAACGGGAGAAAGAAGACAGGGAATGGCAGGAAGCAGAGAGATGGCCGCCGCAGCAGGAAGGCGTAAGCACAGGCTCGCGGTGGCTGTGTGAACATTACCAGCGGCGCTGTAGAGTACGGTTCCCTTGTTGCACGCAATTCTATCCGTGTCATCGATGCCATAACAGCTCCAGCAACTGTAAAAATGACGAAGCCAAAGCATGTCACGCGACACATCTCAAGTGTTCCCTCTGCCAATTTGAACAGGAA ATTGATGAAAACAGTGATGTATGCCGTGGATGCGGAGAAAAGATGGCGGCCTATTTCTGCTCTATTTGTAAGCACTTCACGAGCATAGACAAGAACCCGTATCACTGTGATCAATGCGGAATCTGCCG GATCCACAAGGACAAGTCGTTCCACTGTAAAGTTTGCAATGTGTGTTTGGATAAACGACTGGAGAATAACCACAAATGCCGACCCGACTCGGGCCACGATGAATGCTGCATTTGCTTGGAG GATGCATTTAGTGGCTGTCAGATATTACCGTGTTCACATAAGGTGCATCGGGAATGTGCCATTGCTATGATTCAAAATGGCAT ACGCACCTGTCCAGTTTGTCGGCATCCTCTCTACACCCCTCTGAACGAATGA